In the genome of Polaribacter sp. MED152, one region contains:
- a CDS encoding sodium:solute symporter yields the protein MQPLHILLLIIGYFSVLILISYVTGKSANNATFFKANNSSPWYLVAFGMIGASLSGVTFISVPGWVEAQSMSYMQMVLGYIVGYAVIGLVLLPLYYKLNLTSIYTYLQDRFGNYSYKTGASYFLLSRIIGASFRLFLVANVLQLLLFDEFGIPFWITVTITILLIWLYTFKGGIKTIVWTDTLQTLFMLIAVGVCIYTISSEMEISNLFTYVTDSELSKTFFFDDFKSGDYFWKRFLAGAFVAIVMTGLDQDMMQKNLTCRNLKDAQKNMFWFTIVLVVVNFFFLALGVLLTDYAQKKGIDAHKDQLFPIIATKGTLGLATAIFFLLGLIAAAYSSADSALTSLTTSFSIDILEIDKKESAVNQEKIRKKIHIIFSLILIVTILIFKYFIADESVIAKIFTFANYTYGPLLGLYAFGLFTRFKLKDKWVPFVCILSPIITYLLNYYSLELYNFSFGFALLIVNGLVTFIGLYTVKSSQKKAIID from the coding sequence ATGCAGCCACTTCATATTTTACTTTTAATAATTGGTTATTTCTCTGTATTAATTCTTATTTCTTACGTTACTGGTAAATCTGCCAATAATGCTACGTTTTTTAAGGCAAACAATTCATCACCTTGGTATTTGGTTGCTTTTGGTATGATAGGCGCTTCACTTTCTGGAGTTACATTTATTTCTGTTCCTGGTTGGGTAGAAGCCCAAAGCATGAGTTACATGCAAATGGTTTTGGGCTATATAGTAGGTTATGCTGTTATTGGCTTAGTATTACTACCTCTTTATTATAAACTGAATTTAACATCAATTTACACCTATCTTCAAGATAGATTTGGAAATTATTCCTACAAAACTGGTGCTAGCTATTTTTTATTATCAAGAATCATTGGTGCTTCTTTTCGACTGTTTCTAGTAGCTAATGTTTTACAACTCTTATTGTTTGATGAATTTGGAATACCTTTTTGGATTACAGTAACCATAACAATACTATTAATTTGGTTGTATACGTTTAAAGGCGGAATTAAAACTATTGTTTGGACAGATACCCTACAAACACTATTTATGCTAATTGCAGTTGGCGTTTGTATTTACACCATTTCTAGTGAAATGGAAATTAGCAATTTATTTACTTATGTTACAGACAGTGAACTCTCTAAAACTTTCTTTTTTGATGATTTTAAATCTGGTGATTATTTTTGGAAACGATTTCTTGCAGGTGCATTTGTGGCTATTGTAATGACAGGATTAGACCAAGATATGATGCAAAAAAATCTTACTTGTAGAAATCTAAAGGATGCTCAAAAAAACATGTTTTGGTTTACAATAGTTTTAGTAGTTGTAAACTTCTTCTTTTTAGCTTTAGGAGTGTTACTAACAGATTACGCTCAAAAAAAAGGAATTGACGCACACAAAGACCAACTTTTTCCTATAATAGCAACCAAAGGTACTTTAGGTTTAGCTACAGCTATTTTCTTTCTACTAGGTTTAATAGCAGCAGCCTACTCTAGTGCAGATTCTGCATTAACTTCTTTAACCACCTCTTTTAGTATTGACATATTGGAAATAGACAAAAAAGAAAGCGCTGTTAATCAAGAAAAAATTAGAAAAAAAATACATATAATCTTCTCACTAATTTTAATTGTTACCATCTTAATTTTTAAATATTTTATTGCTGATGAAAGTGTGATTGCTAAGATATTTACCTTTGCAAATTACACCTATGGCCCATTATTAGGTTTGTATGCTTTTGGTCTTTTTACGAGGTTTAAATTAAAAGATAAATGGGTGCCATTCGTCTGTATCTTGTCTCCAATTATTACTTATTTATTGAACTACTATAGCTTAGAATTATACAATTTTAGCTTTGGTTTTGCATTGCTCATCGTTAATGGACTCGTCACTTTCATAGGTCTTTACACCGTTAAAAGTAGCCAAAAAAAGGCAATTATTGACTGA
- the recR gene encoding recombination mediator RecR produces MDFSSKILENAVNEVSRLPGIGKRTALRLVLHLLKQPKENTSYLSEALLHLRNDVKSCEKCHNISDTVLCDICNNPKRNEEIVCVVEDIRDVMAIESTSQFKGLYHVLGGKISPIEGIGPQNLQIESLVNKVEKGIIKELIFALSSTMEGDTTNFYIYKQIEKYNITTSTIARGISVGDELEYADEVTLGRSIVNRIPFSQSIKN; encoded by the coding sequence ATGGATTTTTCGTCAAAAATTTTAGAGAATGCTGTAAACGAAGTTTCAAGATTACCAGGTATTGGTAAACGTACAGCTTTACGTTTGGTTCTGCACTTATTAAAGCAGCCTAAAGAAAATACAAGTTATTTGTCAGAAGCCTTGTTGCATTTAAGAAACGATGTAAAATCTTGTGAAAAATGTCATAATATCTCAGATACGGTTTTGTGTGATATTTGTAATAATCCTAAAAGAAATGAAGAAATTGTTTGTGTGGTAGAAGATATTAGAGATGTTATGGCTATAGAAAGTACTTCTCAATTTAAGGGATTGTACCATGTTTTGGGTGGTAAAATTTCTCCAATAGAAGGCATAGGGCCACAGAATTTACAAATAGAATCTTTAGTAAATAAGGTAGAAAAAGGCATAATTAAAGAGTTGATATTTGCCTTGAGCTCAACAATGGAAGGTGATACTACCAACTTCTATATTTATAAACAGATAGAAAAATACAACATTACAACATCTACCATAGCTCGCGGAATTTCTGTAGGAGACGAATTAGAGTATGCAGATGAAGTTACTTTAGGAAGATCTATTGTTAATAGAATTCCTTTTTCTCAATCTATAAAAAATTAA
- the rimP gene encoding ribosome assembly cofactor RimP translates to MDHKKIKDLVDEALALNESLFLIDLTISENNKIQVTVDGDNGVPLSECIRISRNVEHNLDREEEDFSLEVTTPDISHPLKEKRQYVKNINRILKVKTAEEELEGTLVEADDEKIVLNWKAREPKPIGKGKVTVKKSATLTYTEIKEAKVKIVF, encoded by the coding sequence ATGGATCATAAGAAAATTAAAGATTTAGTAGACGAAGCTTTGGCCTTAAATGAAAGTCTATTTTTAATTGATTTAACAATTTCTGAGAATAATAAAATTCAAGTTACAGTAGATGGTGATAATGGAGTTCCTTTAAGTGAATGCATTAGAATTAGTAGAAATGTAGAGCATAATTTAGATAGAGAAGAAGAAGATTTTTCTTTAGAAGTAACCACTCCAGACATTTCTCATCCATTGAAAGAAAAAAGGCAGTACGTAAAAAATATCAATAGAATATTAAAAGTAAAAACTGCAGAAGAAGAATTAGAAGGTACTCTTGTAGAGGCAGATGATGAAAAGATTGTGCTAAACTGGAAAGCAAGAGAACCAAAACCAATAGGTAAGGGTAAAGTTACCGTAAAAAAATCGGCAACTTTAACTTACACAGAAATTAAAGAAGCAAAAGTGAAGATTGTATTTTAA
- a CDS encoding universal stress protein, translated as MDKILVPIDFSKRSEFACKMASRIAKKSNSTVYLLHMIELPSGIVDMGAGSNFSIPESMLYLRKIRDRILEFKTDFFDESYEVHHAIRFQKPYEGILQYAEKIEADLIVMGSKGHSEFEEILIGSNTEKVVRRAHVPVIVVKKDSKKFRIKNIVFASNFKDDSKKVVFRKFLDFANHFKSEIHLLKVTTPTKFESTHDATEKIENFIREFDLPKFSINIYNDASIEKGILNFSRDLNADLIALSTSGRSGLSHLFSASVTKSLSKKALKPILTIKA; from the coding sequence ATGGATAAAATATTAGTTCCTATCGATTTTTCTAAGAGATCTGAATTTGCCTGTAAAATGGCATCTAGAATTGCAAAGAAATCTAACAGCACAGTGTACTTATTGCATATGATAGAATTGCCATCTGGAATTGTAGACATGGGTGCAGGAAGCAACTTTAGTATTCCTGAAAGCATGTTGTATTTAAGAAAAATTAGAGATCGAATTTTAGAGTTTAAAACCGATTTTTTTGATGAAAGCTATGAAGTGCATCATGCCATTCGTTTTCAAAAACCATATGAGGGTATTTTGCAATATGCTGAAAAAATTGAAGCAGATTTAATTGTTATGGGTTCTAAGGGACATTCTGAATTTGAAGAAATTCTTATTGGTTCTAATACAGAAAAAGTAGTAAGAAGAGCTCATGTACCTGTTATTGTTGTTAAAAAAGATTCTAAGAAGTTTAGAATTAAAAACATTGTTTTTGCTTCTAACTTTAAAGACGATAGTAAAAAAGTAGTTTTTAGAAAGTTTCTAGATTTTGCTAATCATTTTAAAAGTGAAATTCATTTATTAAAAGTTACAACACCTACTAAATTTGAAAGCACTCACGATGCTACCGAAAAAATAGAAAACTTTATTAGGGAATTCGATTTACCTAAGTTCTCTATTAATATTTACAATGATGCTTCTATTGAGAAAGGTATTCTAAATTTTTCGAGAGATTTAAATGCAGATTTAATTGCATTAAGTACAAGTGGAAGAAGTGGACTATCTCACTTATTTTCTGCAAGTGTAACCAAATCACTATCTAAAAAAGCATTAAAGCCCATTTTAACAATTAAAGCGTAA
- the nusA gene encoding transcription termination factor NusA, with protein sequence MENIALIDSFSEFKDNKSIDRVTLMSILEEVFRAALKRKFGSDDNFDIIINPDKGDLEIWRNRVVVADGFSEDDNEEIELSEARKIEPDFEIGEDVSEEVKLIDLGRRAILALRQNLISKIYEHDSTNIFKQFKDLEGELFSAEVHHIRHNAIILLDDEGNEIVLPKSEQIRSDFFRKGDNVRGVIKTVELRGNKPAIILSRTSPAFLNKLFEQEIPEVFDGLITVEGVARIPGEKAKVAVDSYDDRIDPVGACVGVKGSRIHGIVRELGNENIDVINYTKNEQLFISRALSPAKVTSMEITMYEEEKNGKKGRVSVLLKPEEVSKAIGRGGVNIRLASELTGYEIDVQREGLEEEDVELTEFIDEIEDWVITEFKKIGLDTARSVLETSVAELVKRTDLEEETIIDVQRILKEEFED encoded by the coding sequence ATGGAAAATATAGCATTAATTGATTCGTTTTCAGAATTTAAAGATAATAAGAGTATAGACAGAGTAACATTAATGTCTATTTTAGAAGAAGTTTTTAGAGCTGCTTTAAAGCGTAAGTTTGGTTCAGATGATAATTTTGATATTATTATTAACCCAGATAAAGGAGATTTAGAAATTTGGAGAAATAGAGTTGTTGTTGCAGATGGTTTTTCTGAAGATGATAATGAAGAGATAGAACTTTCTGAAGCTAGAAAAATTGAGCCAGATTTTGAGATCGGAGAAGATGTATCTGAAGAGGTTAAATTAATCGATTTAGGAAGAAGAGCAATTTTAGCTTTACGTCAAAACTTAATTTCTAAAATTTACGAGCACGATAGTACTAATATCTTTAAGCAATTTAAAGATTTAGAAGGTGAATTATTCAGTGCAGAAGTGCATCACATACGTCATAATGCAATTATATTGTTAGATGATGAAGGTAATGAAATTGTGTTACCAAAAAGTGAGCAAATACGTTCAGACTTTTTTAGAAAAGGAGATAATGTAAGAGGTGTAATTAAAACTGTAGAATTAAGAGGTAACAAACCTGCAATAATTCTATCTAGAACATCTCCAGCATTTTTAAATAAATTATTCGAACAAGAAATTCCAGAAGTTTTTGATGGTTTAATAACTGTTGAAGGTGTTGCAAGAATTCCAGGTGAAAAAGCAAAAGTAGCTGTAGATTCTTATGATGATAGAATTGATCCTGTAGGAGCTTGTGTTGGTGTAAAAGGTTCAAGAATACATGGCATTGTTCGTGAATTAGGTAATGAAAACATAGATGTTATCAATTACACTAAAAACGAACAATTATTTATCTCTAGAGCACTTAGCCCAGCAAAAGTAACATCAATGGAAATTACCATGTATGAAGAAGAGAAAAATGGTAAGAAAGGTCGTGTAAGCGTTCTTTTAAAACCAGAAGAAGTTTCTAAAGCAATTGGTAGAGGTGGTGTTAATATTAGATTAGCAAGTGAGTTAACAGGTTACGAAATAGACGTTCAAAGAGAAGGTTTAGAAGAAGAAGACGTAGAGTTAACAGAATTTATTGACGAAATTGAAGACTGGGTTATTACAGAATTCAAGAAAATTGGTTTAGATACTGCAAGAAGTGTGTTGGAAACAAGCGTTGCAGAATTGGTGAAACGAACTGATTTAGAGGAAGAAACAATTATAGATGTTCAAAGAATTTTAAAAGAGGAATTCGAGGACTAA